The following are encoded in a window of Stigmatella erecta genomic DNA:
- a CDS encoding POTRA domain-containing protein: MCLLAASAVLASPSLPGEAFPSPPNVVAVELVLPEGSDTQGLAGLVEVRRGQVLSPRAVRQSVEGLWNTGRFTDVVARTVEVPGGVRLVFHLTPVQRLTRLVIEGNVVLSDEEILEASGLQEGTPLDPDALDAAKEAIAAAYRRKGYHQARVADTQEPVPEGAVLVFTLEEGEPLRIGRVTFTGSPGLALPRLLEALGLELGMVFDQARLDASLERLRKLLREQRYYRARVGALQVTQEEGRAAVTVPLSAGPRYAFHFHGNHHFPSRVLARVLAYDGSEPLDLGMTEQLAWRVANFYRYRGYHFVRVTPREVRRPDQAEAVLAFDIEEGQRLVVKEVRFRGNRALPSGVLREVLAERVRANEPVPDLELPLQDDPLRIDGREELGRGTVPPVPDPHTVFVEEAYLDAAEVLTEAYRERGFPEARVSFLRLELEETGQTAVAEFEVVEGQERRVGDVTVDGMPPEVSSEDVELYPGDSLSEEAVDRARRALELKLARAGYLFARVEMEAVPGEGDPRDMLVRLHVEPGPRVRVGRIILQGQVRTDERTVRDHLDVEVGQVMDLEKLAEGRRRLARLNIFRQVEVQLREPGRREEIKDVLVTIQERPRLDGEVSGGYFLVDGPRLTLDTAFPNINGRGLNVLARGKINYVGLSADAFSGRYSEELEEDSALYGWEGLGGRGSVSFTYPRLNTWLSREVGARLDFIGERVHRPSYLSTRFAAAAGLDWAATKWLSVSLQYELEHNRLRSRGGVLSELNRADQERLRFPYGVFSLHSLRPAVTLDFRDDPTNPRRGLWVSASTEFTRDLSVSPTDARGTPVPDFPIDGVKLAANVTVYAPLGRRASLALSARGGTILPLSEGAQSIGSKLFYLGGSSSLRGFREDGVLPQDQRTAVRPQLQSCRSLVNPAACPPELRALLDGQAPISPGGELFTLGKAELRLPVFSSLDLGLFFEAGNLWGDRANFELGALRYTSGVGLRYVTPVGPLAFDVGYNLDRDEDFNEPTTQFHFSIGVF; this comes from the coding sequence GTGTGCCTGCTCGCCGCCAGCGCTGTCCTGGCGAGCCCGTCGCTGCCCGGGGAGGCGTTCCCCTCTCCCCCCAACGTGGTGGCCGTGGAGCTGGTGCTGCCCGAGGGCTCGGACACGCAGGGGCTGGCGGGGCTGGTGGAGGTGCGGCGCGGCCAGGTGCTCTCGCCCCGGGCGGTGCGCCAGAGCGTGGAGGGGCTGTGGAACACCGGCCGCTTCACGGACGTGGTGGCCCGCACGGTGGAGGTGCCCGGCGGCGTGCGGCTCGTGTTCCACCTCACGCCGGTCCAGCGGCTCACGCGGCTGGTCATCGAGGGGAACGTCGTCCTGAGCGACGAGGAGATCCTCGAGGCCAGCGGCCTGCAAGAGGGCACCCCGCTGGACCCCGATGCGCTGGATGCGGCCAAGGAGGCCATCGCCGCGGCCTACCGCCGCAAGGGCTACCACCAGGCGCGGGTGGCGGACACCCAGGAGCCCGTGCCGGAGGGGGCCGTCCTGGTGTTCACGCTCGAGGAGGGCGAGCCCCTGCGCATCGGCCGGGTGACGTTCACGGGAAGCCCTGGCTTGGCCCTGCCCCGGCTGCTGGAGGCCCTGGGGCTGGAGCTGGGCATGGTGTTCGACCAGGCGCGGCTGGATGCCAGCCTGGAGCGGCTGCGGAAGCTGCTGCGGGAGCAGCGCTACTACCGCGCGCGCGTGGGGGCCCTCCAGGTGACGCAGGAGGAGGGCCGCGCGGCGGTGACGGTGCCCCTGTCGGCGGGCCCCCGCTACGCCTTCCACTTCCATGGCAACCACCACTTCCCCTCGCGGGTGCTGGCGCGGGTGCTGGCGTATGACGGCTCGGAGCCGCTGGACCTGGGGATGACGGAACAGCTCGCGTGGCGGGTGGCGAACTTCTACCGCTACCGGGGCTACCACTTCGTGCGCGTCACGCCCCGGGAGGTGCGCAGGCCCGACCAGGCGGAGGCGGTGCTGGCCTTCGACATCGAGGAGGGCCAGCGCCTCGTCGTGAAGGAGGTGCGCTTCCGCGGCAACCGGGCCCTGCCGAGCGGCGTGCTGCGCGAGGTGCTCGCCGAGCGCGTCCGCGCGAACGAGCCCGTCCCCGACCTGGAGCTGCCCCTGCAGGACGATCCCCTGCGCATCGATGGGCGGGAGGAACTGGGCCGGGGCACCGTCCCGCCGGTGCCGGATCCGCACACCGTCTTCGTGGAAGAGGCCTACCTGGACGCCGCCGAGGTGCTGACCGAGGCCTACCGCGAGCGGGGCTTCCCGGAGGCGCGGGTGAGCTTCCTGCGCCTGGAGCTGGAGGAGACCGGCCAGACGGCGGTGGCTGAGTTCGAGGTGGTGGAGGGCCAGGAGCGGCGGGTGGGCGACGTGACGGTGGACGGGATGCCCCCGGAGGTGTCCTCCGAGGACGTGGAGCTCTACCCCGGGGACTCGCTGAGCGAGGAGGCCGTCGATCGGGCCCGGAGGGCGCTGGAGCTGAAGCTGGCGAGGGCCGGGTACCTGTTCGCACGCGTCGAGATGGAGGCGGTGCCCGGGGAGGGGGACCCCCGGGACATGCTCGTGCGCCTGCATGTGGAGCCCGGCCCCCGGGTCCGCGTGGGCCGCATCATCCTCCAGGGCCAGGTCCGCACGGATGAGCGCACGGTGCGAGACCACCTCGACGTGGAAGTCGGGCAGGTGATGGACCTGGAGAAGCTGGCGGAGGGGCGGCGCCGCCTGGCGCGCCTCAACATCTTCCGGCAGGTGGAGGTGCAGCTGCGCGAGCCGGGCCGGCGGGAGGAAATCAAGGACGTGCTGGTGACGATCCAGGAGCGCCCGCGCCTGGACGGGGAGGTGTCCGGTGGGTACTTCCTGGTGGATGGGCCCCGGCTCACGCTGGATACGGCGTTTCCGAACATCAACGGCCGTGGGCTCAACGTGCTGGCGCGCGGGAAGATCAACTACGTGGGCCTGAGCGCGGATGCGTTCTCCGGCAGGTACTCGGAAGAGCTCGAGGAGGACAGCGCGCTCTATGGATGGGAAGGGCTCGGCGGGCGGGGCAGCGTGTCCTTCACCTATCCCCGCCTCAACACCTGGCTGTCCCGGGAGGTGGGCGCGCGGCTGGACTTCATCGGCGAGCGCGTCCACCGGCCCTCCTACCTCTCCACGCGGTTCGCGGCGGCCGCGGGGCTCGACTGGGCGGCGACGAAGTGGCTGAGCGTGTCGCTCCAGTACGAACTGGAGCACAACCGGCTCCGCTCGCGCGGGGGCGTGTTGAGCGAGCTGAACCGGGCGGACCAGGAGCGGCTGCGCTTTCCGTACGGCGTGTTCTCGCTGCACTCGCTGCGGCCCGCCGTCACGCTGGACTTCCGGGACGATCCCACCAACCCCCGCCGGGGCCTGTGGGTGTCCGCGAGCACGGAGTTCACCCGGGACTTGAGCGTGTCGCCCACCGACGCGCGGGGCACGCCGGTGCCGGACTTCCCCATCGACGGGGTGAAGCTGGCCGCCAACGTGACGGTGTATGCGCCCCTGGGACGCCGGGCGAGCCTGGCCCTGTCGGCCCGGGGCGGCACCATCCTGCCCCTGTCCGAGGGGGCGCAGTCGATTGGCTCCAAGCTCTTCTACCTGGGCGGCTCGTCGAGCCTGCGCGGCTTCCGGGAGGATGGGGTGCTGCCGCAGGACCAGCGCACCGCCGTGCGGCCCCAGCTCCAGTCCTGCCGCTCGCTCGTCAATCCGGCGGCCTGCCCGCCCGAGCTGCGGGCCCTCCTGGATGGGCAGGCGCCCATCAGCCCGGGCGGCGAGCTGTTCACGCTGGGCAAGGCGGAGCTGCGCCTGCCGGTGTTCAGCTCGTTGGATCTGGGCCTCTTCTTCGAGGCGGGCAACCTGTGGGGAGACCGGGCGAACTTCGAGCTGGGGGCGCTGCGGTACACGTCCGGGGTGGGCCTGCGCTATGTCACGCCCGTGGGGCCGCTGGCCTTCGATGTGGGCTACAACCTGGACCGGGACGAGGACTTCAACGAGCCCACCACCCAGTTCCACTTCAGCATCGGGGTCTTCTGA